The nucleotide sequence TAGACCGACTTGCGACAGACGGGGCATTGGAGCCGGTTGGAAGCCGGAACAGGGGGGGTGTGATGACGCCTGGGAAGCATCAGATCCTCCTTCGGGAGAAGGCGACGCCCCTTCGGCTTCGAGGCGAGCGCAACCGATCATTGAGGCGACCGGACGGCCGCGCTCGGGAGGAGAGGATATCGGTGCGGCAGGGGCGGGCCGCCCGGAAGAGACGCCCGCCCCGGCCGCAGTCGGAATCAATACCGACGGCCGCCGCCGCCGCCGTAGCCGCCGCCACCACCGTAGCCGCCGCCACCGCCGCCGCCGTAACCGCCGCGGCCGCCGCCGCCGTAACCGCCGCCGCCGGAGCGGGGCTCACGCGGCTTGGCTTCATTGACGGTCAGGTTGCGACCGTCGTAGTTGTGGCCGTTGAGGGCCTGGATGGCCTCCTGGGCCTCCTCTTCCGTGGACATTTCGACGAAGCCGAATCCCTTGGAACGGCCGGTGTCCCGGTCCATGACGACCTGGGCGCTTTGGACGGTCCCGTAGGTCGCGAAGAGCGCCTCGAGGTCCGTATCATTGATCTGGTAGGTCAGGTTCCCGACATAGAGCTTCTTGGCCAAAATCGACTCCGAGGCGTAAGGCCGGCCCGCTGGCGCTTTCCGGGCCGAGAAGAAAGATGGGCCCAAGGCGGGCCCGGCGCGCATCGGGGAGAGCCTTTCAAGCTCACCCGACCGCTAGGTCGTCGGTCGACCGGGATCTATTGTATCAGGCTCTGCCGCAAAAAATCGGATAATCGGCCTTTTTATTTTTTTCGCACCCTCTCTGAAAGGATCTCTTCATTTGGCCGGCAGGGGTTCGACGCGTCCCTTCGCGAACTCCGTCCAAACAGCGTCGATCGTCTGGGGGGTGGGGACGCCGCGGTGGACGTACAGGGCGTATCGGAGCAAAAGGGGCTTGCCCGGCTCGATGGTCCTGGCGCCTCCGAAGGTCAGCGCAGCGCCCATCCAGCCGTCGCGGCGGACGTGGAAGGGGGAGGGGTGGCTGGGGTTCGCGGGATGGTCCAGCAGGGTGATCCCCTCGGCGACGCCCTCCACGATCGGCCCCGAGTAATCCACCCAGCGCGCGGGCTTGCGGAAGCAGCCGTTGGGCCCCTGCTCGTCCTCGTTCCCCTCGGAGTTCCGGAGCCGGCCGCCGCCGTCGGCCACGCCGATGGTCTTGGCCATCCGGACGGCCACCGGGCCGAACGCCGTATCCCCCAGCACCACCGACCCGCCCGGATTCACGGGCGTATCCGGGGCGCGGAACTGCAGGTCCAGGGTCAGCAGCCACTCGCCGTCCTTCATCGGGCGGACCGTCATCCGGCGTCGGTCGGTCATGTGGACGCGGCCGTCGGCGCCGACCCAGTCGTTATCGGAGGTGATCGCCGCCTCGGCGTCGCCGTCGTCGTAGCGGAGGATCTTCCGGGGGACGATCCGGGGCGCGCCTGGGTCTTCCCAGTAGTTCTCGCCGTCGACGGACTGGTGCGCCACCCAGAACGAGTTGTGATGGCCGTGCCCCACCGGATCGCGCGGGTGGCCCATCCGAGTCAGCGAACGCCCCGACGCCCCGATAATCGGGTACACGAACGGCCGCTCCTGCCGGGGAGCGAACCAGTACCGGGCGACCTCGCGCCCCCCCACTGTGAACGACGTCTGATCGTCGGGCAGCGGCAGCACCTGCACGACCGGCACCGGCTTGGCGGCGGGGAGTTCCGGAAGACCCTGGGCGCGCGCGGGACCCGCCGCGAACGCCAGGGCCGCGAACGTGGAGAGGAGCAGGGGACGTCGGTTCATTTCGGCGGCTCCCAGCCGGGGGCGTATTCCTTGGTCCAGAGCGTCATGGCCTCGGAGTCGTTCAGGATGCGGCCGTCCTTGGGGTCGCAGGCGAGCGCCCGGCCGGTCCGGTGGGCGATGTTCCCCAGGTGGCAGAGGAGGGTGCTCTTGTGACCCTCGGCGATCTCGCTGTTCAGCTTGGCCCCGTCGCGGATGGCGGCCAGGAAGTTGGCGACGTGGTCCTTGTCGCCGGCGGCCCCGGTCGCCTTGTCGATCTCCTTCCCCTTGTGGTCGTAAACGACGTAGCCGCCGCCGATGATCGAGAGCGTCCCCTTGTCCCCCCAGAAGGTGGCGTCGGCCGTGGCGTCGCCGGGTCGGAACGGGCTGCAGCTCAGGCCTTCCCACGAGATCAGCTTGTCAGAGCCGAACTCGTACGAGGCGATGTGGGTGTCGGGCGTCTCCTGGTCGTCGTCGAAGCAGTACCGGCCCCCCTGCGAGACGACCCGCGTGGGAAAGTCGACCCCCAGGCCCCACCGGCAGAGGTCCAGCGTGTGGACGCCGTTATTGCCCAACTCGCCGTTGCCCCAGTGCCAGAACCAGTGCCAGTTGTAATGGAGGATGTTGCTGCGGAACGGCCGACGCGTCGACGGCCCCTGCCACAGCTCGTAGTCGAGCTTCGCCGGCGGCGGCCCCTCCACGCCCTTGCCGATCGACCCGCGATCGGCGCTGTACCAGCAGCGGGCCAGGTAGGGCGTGCCGATGGCCCCCTCGCGGACCTTGGAGATCCCCTCCATGACCTTCGGCCAGCTCCGCTTCTGGTTCCCCATCTGGACGACCTTGTTCGCCTTCCGGGCCGCGGCGATGAGCACCTCACCCTCGTGCGGGGTGTGACTGCAAGGCTTCTCCACGTAGACGTGCTTCCCCGCCTCGCAGGCCAGCCAACTCGCCGGGGCATGCCAGTGGTTGCAGGTGGCCACGATCAGGGCGTCGACCCCCTTGTCGTCGAGGATCCGGCGGAAGTCGCCTACGCCCTTGGGCGCCTCGCGCTTGGCCTTCGTCAGCCGGTCGACCGTCGCTCCGGTCCGCGACTCGTCCACGTCGCAGACGTAGGCGACCCGCACCCCCGGCGTCCCCGCGAACGTCGACGCATGCGTCTGCCCGCGTCCCCCCAGCCCCATCACGCCGACCGTGATCGTCTCATTCGCTCCCAGCACCTTCCCCGCCGTCCCGACGGCGAACCCCGCCGCCCCCGCCGCCCCGAGAAACCCCCGCCGATGCAGACGACTCGATTCGCGCATGACCCGACTCCTCCACAAGCGTCCCGGCTTCTCCCCATGGCGAACGCCGAACCTACCCCACCCGCGACCCCCGATCAACCGGCCGGCGATCGGCGTTCAGCCCCCACGCTTTTGCTTTCACCCGGCCTGCAAAGGCTTCTCAACCGAGAGGAAGAACTCCTCGCGAGCCACCTCGGCCGCTTCCGGGGAGAGGAAAAGATAGCTCCCGTAGTACCTGTGGTTCACGGAGTAATGGAACCTCTCTCGCCTACCTGCAGCGCGAAGAGCCTCGTTGAGGGCGGTCATCAAGGCCGTGACGTCATAGGACCGGCCGAGGTAAGAAGCCTGGAACGTCACAAGACGACCGTCGTGGAGGAACTCGACGAGATAACCGGTGTCCCAGATTCGCCCCTGATATTCCTCATCCGAGATGTCCGGGGGATTATCCCAGTCCCATACCTGGGCGGCGGCCTCGACGATCAATCTGCCTCGGGTGGCTTCGGCAAGGCGACGGATCAGCCGATCGTGGCGCGGGGGATAGAAGCCGGCCTTCGGTTCGAAGTCGATCTTGACGCCCGCCCGTTCCAGAACTTCCAGGAAGACGTCGGCCGGTGCAAACTCGCGACCCGGATAGTCCCGGTGCAGTTCCTCAAGAACCGCCTCCGCCAGACCGTCGACGTCTCTCAGTACACCAAGCGCCGCCATGCGGGCGAGAGCGGCCCGAAGGTCGATCCCTCGCTTCCGCCAAAAGATCCGCATACGGTCCAACCCGATCGCGGCCTCCTCCCCGTCTTCAGCCGCCGATTCATCCGAACTCCCCTCGATCTTCGCGAGTATCCCTCTGTACGCTTCACGCGACCCATGTTGCGCCATGGCCGCGCGAACCGCCGCGACCACTTCTTCATCCTCGATCCCGCTCGAACCGGCTCCCAGGGACCAGGCCGCACGAAGGGCTGTCTGAGCATCCGGATCCTGGAGCAACTCCAAGCAAACCGCGCGATGTCGGATCCGGTCCCCAGCCGCAAGAACATCGAGCGGGGTATTGAGCCCTTTCAGACCAAGGCGTGCGCGAACGAGAGCGGCGGCGATTTCGACGCATCGCGGATCGTCGGATGCAGCCCGACGAAGAGCCCTGAGGGAGCTATCAAGCGGGACATCCGTGAAAGGTCGGACTCCGTCGAGACACTCGCGGAAGTATCGCAGGAGGATCTCGACCACCACGCGTCGCACCTCCGGCGGGCCGTTCTCAGCCGATGCCGCCACCGCATCCAAATACGTGCGCTCGCCATCGCCCGGCGGCTCATCGAGCCAGACCGCCTCGATGGCCTTCAGGTCAGCGACCGTTGGATCAAGCTGGCCGATCCAGAAGGCGAGCCTCGGCCGGTCCGGCGTATCGGGCTTCTGAAGAAGTTCAACGAACCGGTCCACCGCCCCCGGCGGCGCCAGGAAGCCGCATTCATACACGGCCTGCATTGCACGTTCAGGATCCGGCGAGTCGAGCCCATCCAGCAATATCCGTTGGATCTCCGGATCCGTCCCGAGGAACCGAGCTTCGTCGGTCATCAAGTCCGACCGGAGCGGGGCGGCCTCGCCCGACATTTGAAGTGCCTCGCGGGCGATCGGCAGGACCGCGGGATCCTCCAGCATGCAGAGGGCCAGCATAGCCTTGACCCCATCGAGTTCCCGAAGTCGCAGCCTGCGAGCGATCTCCAGCAGCTTCGGGACCGCCTCGGCGCGGCGTTCCCGAAGCATGACCAGTTCGTGATCGTAGAAGCTAAGCTCGGACAGTTCCTGCAAGAGCTGCTTCAACGGGTCGGCCTTGATCCGAAACTCCGCGATGCGGGCCGGGTCATTCGTGATGGTCACGTCCATCCCCGGATGATGCCACTCTCCGAACCGCCCCGCCAGCCCTGTACAGGCAGGGACGAGTCCCCAGGCAGGCTCTCCTCGACACGAACCGCCCCCTCTGCTAGATTCCGCCCCGGAATCCTCGGCACGACACCCCGGACAAGGACGTCCTCCATGCCTTCCCCCGCGCGCCGCGCCTCCCGGCCGAGCCTCCCCGCGAGCCCGATCCCGGGGGCCCCGCCGTTCGCCCTGATGGACGTCCGGTCGCTCGACTGGAATCTCTTCAGCGTCGAGGTTTACGGCGAACCTTCCGGGCAGATCGCCGACCTGCTGGAGAGCATCCGCGAGCACGGCGTCCTGGAACCGCTAGTGGTCGCGCCGGGGTTGGCGAAAGGTCGCTGGGAGGTCGTCTCCGGTCATCGCCGCCTGGCCTGCGCCCTGGAGTTGGGGACCGACCGCGTCCCCTGCACCATCCGCGAGTTCGACTCCGACGCCGCCCGCAGGGCTGCCGTCCTAGAGTATAACCGCCAGCGCCGCAAGACGTTCAGCCAACTCATGCGCGAGGCCGACGCCCTCGAAACCCTCCTCTCCGCCGACGCCCGCTCCCGCAGCCGACAGAACCTCCGAAACAGCCCAGACAACTCATCCCCCCGAACCATCCCCTTCGGCGACCATCCGTCCTGGACCGACGATATCGAGCGTCGGAATTCCGACGCTCGGGCCGACGACGAAGGGCAGGGGAGCCCGAGCCGCCGGACGGGCCGGACCGACGTCGCCATCGCCGAGCGTATCGGCCTGGGAGGCAAGGATTTATACCGCCAGGCCCGCGCCGTCTGGGCGAAGGCCGGCGAAGGCGACCCCCGGGCCCTGGCGGGCGTCGCCCAGATCGACGCCGAGACCAAGACGATCCACGCCGCCTACAAGGACCTCCGCCGCCGCGACCGCTACTCGGCCGACTTCCGCCCCACCCCCTACGACGTCTGGTCGTTCCGCCACGACCGGGCCTTCGGCGTCCCCCACCCGGGCTCCATCCCGCCGTCGCTGGTCGCCCACGCCCTCCACTACTACACCGACCCCGGAGCCCTCGTCGTCGACCCCATGGCCGGCGGCGGGACCACCTACGATGTCGCACTCGCCATGGGCCGGCGCTGCCTCGCCTACGACCTCGAACCGGTCCGCCCCGAGATCGCTCCACTGGACATCCGTCTTGGCCTCCCCCCCGAAGCCCGCGACTGCGACCTCATCTTCTGCGACCCCCCGTACCACACGATGCTCGCCCGCAAGTACCCCCGGGGCTCCGTCGCCGACGCCCCCCTCGATGCCTGGACGAGCTTCTTGACTGACCTCGCGTCAATCGCCTTTCTAAACCTGAAACCCGCAGCCTGCTTCGCGCTTTTATTGGCCGCACAAACCGAGAAGGATCTCCCCCGCGGCCACGGATACATCGACCACGCCTTCATGGGATATCAGGCCGCCCTCGCCGCCGGCTTCCTCCCCGAGCGCCGGATCAGTTGCCCCATGAGCGGCGACTACACCCCCCAGCAGGTCCGCCGAGCCCGCGTCGAGGGCCGCCTCCTCGGCCAGGTCCGCGACCTCCTCATCTTCCGCAAGCCGGCCTCCGCGACGACCACTCCAGGCATCCCGTAAACGCAATTCCCTTTTACGGGATGCCGTAACTGTGGGCACTGAGGGACAAATCGACCCACACCGGTCATCCCCAATACGCAATGCACCCGGCTGCCAAAATGGCACTCGGAGCCCGGTTGCGTATACGGGACGCCCGCCGTCCCCTCGGCGCATAAAGAAACGCGGCTCGAAGGCCGCGTTTCGTCGAGACTCGCCTCATCGGCCGTAAGTGGCTGCTATTCCACGGGTTCGCCGCAGGCCAGCTCGTAGACCTTGCCCCGGACGAAGGGGTTGGAGAGAGTCGGGTTGCGACGCACGACGGGCTCCGGCAGAGCCTTCAGAGCGACCGCCGTAAGTCGTTTCAGCTCATCGGGATGCAGGTTCTCAAGGACGTACGAGACGGCCGCTTCCTGGGAGGCCAGCGAATCGACTTCGCGCGCCTGGCTCTGCTCGCGTTCGATCCGCCGAAGCCGTTCTTGCAGTTCGCGGCGGCGGGTTTCCAGGCGGTTGGCCACCTGGGGGAGCAGGTCGTAGCCGTCCTCAATCCCCGACCGGATGTAGCCGGGGGCGTTTTGCAGCTTGCCCTGGCTTTGAAGGTAGAGCGCATTAAGGAGAACCTTGGCGACCGCCTCGGGATCGCGCTGCGTAACTAGGCGGCTTGCGAGGTTCTCGGGGAGGCCCTGATCCGTCAACAATTCCTGCAAATCAACAGCAACAAGGAGCCGGCCGTCGGCGCTCAGGCGGAAGGGGGTTCCAGGGATCGCCGCTGATGCTGTGTCCTCTTTTGATCCTGTTTCTCGTTTGGGCCCACCCTCGCGGCCGCTGTGGTCCAGCTTCTGGGCCGGCTCAACTAAAGAGAATAGACCGGATTTCGAGGGGTCGACTAAGGATTTTGGACCGGTTTCCGGCGGTCCTTCTAAAAGATCTCGGCCGGTTCTGGGGGCCGAACTGGTCTTCTTACTTGAGGTGGGCTTGGCCCGGTCCCCGGTCGGCCGACGCTCGGGCGCGGGCTCGCGGATGATTCGATAGGCCGTCGACTTCCCCCGCGACTTGTTGGCGATCACCAGGCCGGAGGCGATCAGCTCCTGAATGGCGTCGATGACCGTCTGTCGGCTCAGGCCCGCCTGGCGCGCGATGGTCCGGGTGCTGGGATATCCCCAGTCGGTCCCGAAGTCGGAATAGAGGCCGATCACGAGATACACCTTGATCGCCGAGCCTCCCAGCGATCGGAAGGCGTCGGACCGGAGCAAGTCGTGCTCGACCCGAAAGAAATACGATGCCATGGCCGGATGCCGCCTTCGCCTCGGAGTCCCTTCCCAATCGTCGGCCGGGGGCCGGTCAATCCGCGTCGAGGGCCGGGGGGTCGGCGACGTAATACGTCTTCACCTTCCCCCGAGGGCCGGTCGTCGACACCACCAGCCCCAGCCGCTCAAGCTGGGCCAGGCCGTCAATGACCGTGGGCGTGGATAGACGCGTGCGCGCGACCAGTTGGTTCAAACTGATGGTCACGCTGCGATCGGGCTCTCCCCCGACCGCCTCGACGACGACCAGATAAACCTTGATCGCCTCGCCCCGGATCCGGGCCAGGTAGCCGCGGTCGAACAGCACGCTCTGGACCCAGTCGACCTGGGTCGCCTCGTCGACGTCCGTCGTCATCGCGGGGCACTCCCTTGTTCCAGGCTGATTCCGCCCGGTCCGCCCGCCTCCGACCCCTCGACGGCCTGAAATCGGCCGCCGCTCGCGTAACACCGCCGTGCCGACGCCCATGGTCGTAGCCACTCCCTTGGTCTGACGGCCTTTCCCTGGCTTCTCCAAACTGCCTTATCGGGTGCAGATCCCCTGGATCCGAAGGGCTCTCCATGGGTTTTCGAGGATGAAGTCGGGGTTAAGGCGGTTGAACGCTGTGAATCGCCGCCGATCGGGGCCTGGGAGACCGATGCACTTAGTAGAACGGCGATTATTTTCAGAGGCGCATGTCGTTGCCAATACAGGGATTTGTAACAGACAATCGGCCAATAAT is from Paludisphaera rhizosphaerae and encodes:
- a CDS encoding RNA recognition motif domain-containing protein, which translates into the protein MAKKLYVGNLTYQINDTDLEALFATYGTVQSAQVVMDRDTGRSKGFGFVEMSTEEEAQEAIQALNGHNYDGRNLTVNEAKPREPRSGGGGYGGGGRGGYGGGGGGGYGGGGGYGGGGGRRY
- a CDS encoding DUF6807 domain-containing protein, with the protein product MNRRPLLLSTFAALAFAAGPARAQGLPELPAAKPVPVVQVLPLPDDQTSFTVGGREVARYWFAPRQERPFVYPIIGASGRSLTRMGHPRDPVGHGHHNSFWVAHQSVDGENYWEDPGAPRIVPRKILRYDDGDAEAAITSDNDWVGADGRVHMTDRRRMTVRPMKDGEWLLTLDLQFRAPDTPVNPGGSVVLGDTAFGPVAVRMAKTIGVADGGGRLRNSEGNEDEQGPNGCFRKPARWVDYSGPIVEGVAEGITLLDHPANPSHPSPFHVRRDGWMGAALTFGGARTIEPGKPLLLRYALYVHRGVPTPQTIDAVWTEFAKGRVEPLPAK
- a CDS encoding Gfo/Idh/MocA family protein, with the protein product MRESSRLHRRGFLGAAGAAGFAVGTAGKVLGANETITVGVMGLGGRGQTHASTFAGTPGVRVAYVCDVDESRTGATVDRLTKAKREAPKGVGDFRRILDDKGVDALIVATCNHWHAPASWLACEAGKHVYVEKPCSHTPHEGEVLIAAARKANKVVQMGNQKRSWPKVMEGISKVREGAIGTPYLARCWYSADRGSIGKGVEGPPPAKLDYELWQGPSTRRPFRSNILHYNWHWFWHWGNGELGNNGVHTLDLCRWGLGVDFPTRVVSQGGRYCFDDDQETPDTHIASYEFGSDKLISWEGLSCSPFRPGDATADATFWGDKGTLSIIGGGYVVYDHKGKEIDKATGAAGDKDHVANFLAAIRDGAKLNSEIAEGHKSTLLCHLGNIAHRTGRALACDPKDGRILNDSEAMTLWTKEYAPGWEPPK
- a CDS encoding DNA methyltransferase; this encodes MPSPARRASRPSLPASPIPGAPPFALMDVRSLDWNLFSVEVYGEPSGQIADLLESIREHGVLEPLVVAPGLAKGRWEVVSGHRRLACALELGTDRVPCTIREFDSDAARRAAVLEYNRQRRKTFSQLMREADALETLLSADARSRSRQNLRNSPDNSSPRTIPFGDHPSWTDDIERRNSDARADDEGQGSPSRRTGRTDVAIAERIGLGGKDLYRQARAVWAKAGEGDPRALAGVAQIDAETKTIHAAYKDLRRRDRYSADFRPTPYDVWSFRHDRAFGVPHPGSIPPSLVAHALHYYTDPGALVVDPMAGGGTTYDVALAMGRRCLAYDLEPVRPEIAPLDIRLGLPPEARDCDLIFCDPPYHTMLARKYPRGSVADAPLDAWTSFLTDLASIAFLNLKPAACFALLLAAQTEKDLPRGHGYIDHAFMGYQAALAAGFLPERRISCPMSGDYTPQQVRRARVEGRLLGQVRDLLIFRKPASATTTPGIP
- a CDS encoding helix-turn-helix domain-containing protein, encoding MASYFFRVEHDLLRSDAFRSLGGSAIKVYLVIGLYSDFGTDWGYPSTRTIARQAGLSRQTVIDAIQELIASGLVIANKSRGKSTAYRIIREPAPERRPTGDRAKPTSSKKTSSAPRTGRDLLEGPPETGPKSLVDPSKSGLFSLVEPAQKLDHSGREGGPKRETGSKEDTASAAIPGTPFRLSADGRLLVAVDLQELLTDQGLPENLASRLVTQRDPEAVAKVLLNALYLQSQGKLQNAPGYIRSGIEDGYDLLPQVANRLETRRRELQERLRRIEREQSQAREVDSLASQEAAVSYVLENLHPDELKRLTAVALKALPEPVVRRNPTLSNPFVRGKVYELACGEPVE
- a CDS encoding helix-turn-helix domain-containing protein: MTTDVDEATQVDWVQSVLFDRGYLARIRGEAIKVYLVVVEAVGGEPDRSVTISLNQLVARTRLSTPTVIDGLAQLERLGLVVSTTGPRGKVKTYYVADPPALDAD